Proteins from one Neodiprion fabricii isolate iyNeoFabr1 chromosome 5, iyNeoFabr1.1, whole genome shotgun sequence genomic window:
- the LOC124182272 gene encoding serine-rich adhesin for platelets isoform X1 → MEGGDGPAAINKNPAAIKVAQEEMGKLDVLVCGQCHSVFHFIEEFQEHRTTEGACSKVSHFRENSNNEQKAQVWAFLLWKDSQIQQEGTDRDAANSWKLYQKWCKMDTHIRDSWIAAGKTIQTFTKISNAKMQEVSVRQQTTVNPEGVKRMIVRKVIRNGQPDEVAESKKEVAKPVETKTLVKVSEQIVGEQEKKDVPQLKPPIKRKMKPAKLPGEEDGDSSDEEYVVERILAKRFNPKKKCFEYLLKWEGFPHSEQTTWEPAENMEACKHLLDEFERSLAKQKELKAAQQQAAALKSAAARPSLPAPKPTPKPESGKPGPSSAAQATRPMRSSKSKAMNQVRQWCGSMKDEENELLGKRRNTFSDSDSEETSSVNAKRMKTDTGSDDDWSGDSEDESMGRSDVIQRAFNRATAQSNGSNRAVVSGTDLATSLGLQSPEAPKSGQTPVLVASAKGVVKVDPKQMPNLTSGVYVMSRKDGIIKLDSSPSGKLGVKGSPTTQGVLMVQNRDASGVVRKQVLSAGQPTSTITPVKVVSKPDGSQVVTQMKIVSKGSSPKAVNTMVQKQEPIKIQPKPEVNQLQQIHVVTAVPNLPTMGLQPRMSAGIRGNLGTAQRGVNRPLLARTPLRGTTPTSILGSTLRTPVRAPAPKQLQGQQSRQILQKRPSTGAVQSPTSASSPSPGMTQVKPKYTVLSAQPKQMQKTIGSPQAKQGPRPQLAKQQSLLSPQQKLLMAKKKAQEAAGVHKPVRGLLAGARGTPGRGRGKTGEAASVTPGANKPKESKLADGDGLHMEFHEVGSEESSSDGEPEPSLDSGPIPPIEPDSPPRPFTLCPLTGRIVGPDGEPVEQPAEQTPEPTPAATPQTTSGTVAVAAVATSDAVVTTSTTTTTTAVVADAKSDIVDTTTTTTTTTTASAELVLPSLDSLTEGTGIMRVEMSPGGTTGTIVQTSEATQINLSDVAVAATAAPDLPCLDDSAPPAVTAMTTSASTSLTESTSVTEIPAVTSLTTTPTTTAAVISTMAMTSPAATVSTSVTASPVSTDEKTDTKVDDDKKVAEDTSGLVTITSEDGVVYQVTSQGEDGQTLLVTQGADGEQQCVYVTTEQQGDDGSVLTLDHAVAEAVAQLMPDQVNLTPQFYVKEGDAESSDSQMVMSIMDNNGTAVPAGQEDADGQAQVVAQVVQADEPTPGGTRRVVLLLPDGHLMMTEVDEEQYAALELDK, encoded by the exons ATGGAGGGAGGTGATGGCCCTGCAGccataaacaaaaatcctgcTGCGATCAAAG TGGCGCAAGAGGAAATGGGAAAGCTCGACGTACTAGTCTGCGGTCAATGTCATTCTGTGTTTCACTTTATCGAAGAATTCCAGGAGCATCGCACTACCGAAGGGGCATGCTCCAAAGTGTCACATTTTCGTGAAAATAGTAAC AATGAACAAAAGGCACAAGTATGGGCATTCCTCCTTTGGAAGGATTCACAAATACAGCAGGAAGGCACCGACAGGGATGCGGCCAATTCATGGAAATTGTATCAGAAATGGTGTAAAATGGATACTCACATTAGAGATTCTTGGATCGCAGCTGGAAAAACTATCCAAACATTTACGAAAATCAGCAATGCTAAAATGCAAGAAGTATCCGTGCGTCAACAGACTACTGTTAATCCTGAAG GAGTAAAGCGAATGATAGTTCGCAAAGTAATTCGGAATGGGCAACCTGACGAAGTGGCAGAGTCTAAGAAGGAAGTTGCCAAACCAGTTGAGACAAAAACTTTGGTGAAGGTTTCTGAACAGATTGTGGGTGAGCAAGAGAAGAAAGACGTACCTCAGTTAAAGCCGCCAATAAAGCGTAAG ATGAAACCTGCTAAGCTGCCTGGTGAAGAGGATGGCGATTCAAGCGATGAAGAATATGTCGTTGAAAGAATTTTGGCCAAACGATTTAATCCAAAGAAAAAATGCTTCGAATATTTGCTGAAATGGGAAGGATTTCCACA TAGTGAGCAAACCACGTGGGAACCAGCGGAGAATATGGAAGCATGTAAACATCTTCTTGATGAGTTTGAGCGAAGTCTCGCCAAGCAGAAAGAACTCAAAGCAGCACAGCAGCAAGCGGCTGCGCTAAAGTCAGCCGCAGCTCGACCTTCCCTGCCTGCACCAAAACCAACTCCTAAGCCTGAATCTGGCAAACCTGGGCCGAGTAGTGCTGCTCAAGCAAC GAGACCTATGCGATCTAGTAAGTCCAAGGCTATGAACCAAGTCAGACAGTGGTGCGGTTCGATGAAAGATGAAGAGAACGAAC TGCTAGGAAAGAGGCGCAATACATTTTCGGATAGCGATTCAGAAGAAACTAGCAGCGTTAATGCAAAACGAATGAAAACTGATACCGGTAGTGACGATGATTGGTCAGGAGACTCTGAAGATGAATCGATGGGCCGTAGTGACGTTATACAGCGAGCGTTCAATCGAGCAACTGCACAATCAAATGGATCAAATCGTGCAGTTGTCTCAGGAACTGATCTTGCAACTTCTTTAGGCCTACAGTCACCAGAGGCACCAAAATCTGGTCAAACTCCAGTCCTAGTAGCCAGTGCTAAAGGCGTCGTTAAAGTTGACCCGAAACAAATGCCAAACCTAACATCTGGAGTCTATGTAATGTCAAGGAAAGATGGTATAATAAAACTGGATTCATCACCAAGTGGTAAGCTTGGCGTTAAAGGATCCCCGACTACACAAGGTGTCCTAATGGTACAAAATCGCGACGCTTCTGGCGTGGTCCGTAAACAAGTTCTTTCTGCTGGACAACCTACTTCCACTATAACGCCAGTGAAAGTTGTCTCAAAGCCCGATGGTAGCCAAGTCGTAACTCAAATGAAGATAGTATCTAAAGGATCTTCTCCAAAGGCCGTAAATACAATGGTACAGAAACAAGAGCCTATCAAGATTCAACCAAAGCCTGAGGTCAACCAACTACAACAAATCCATGTTGTTACCGCTGTGCCAAACCTACCAACAATGGGATTGCAGCCCAGAATGAGTGCTGGAATACGAGGCAACCTAGGAACCGCACAGCGTGGCGTTAACCGCCCATTGCTAGCCAGAACACCACTTCGAGGTACGACACCTACTAGTATATTGGGATCTACACTTCGTACTCCAGTCAGAGCTCCAGCACCCAAGCAATTACAGGGACAGCAAAGTAGACAAATCCTTCAGAAGCGTCCCTCCACTGGAGCCGTGCAAAGCCCTACATCCGCAAGTAGTCCTAGTCCTGGTATGACGCAAGTAAAGCCGAAGTACACTGTACTTAGCGCCCAACCAAAACAGATGCAGAAAACTATAGGCAGTCCTCAAGCTAAACAAGGACCAAGGCCTCAGCTTGCTAAACAACAGTCGCTGCTTTCACCTCAGCAAAAATTATTGATGGCTAAGAAGAAAGCACAGGAAGCAGCTGGAGTGCACAAACCTGTTCGTGGTCTCTTGGCCGGTGCCCGCGGAACTCCAGGACGTGGAAGAGGCAAAACTGGTGAAGCAGCGTCCGTAACGCCTGGTGCCAACAAACCGAAAGAAAGTAAGCTCGCCGACGGGGATGGTTTGCATATGGAATTTCACGAAGTTGGTTCTGAAGAGAGTAGCAGTGACGGTGAGCCCGAACCTTCTCTTGATTCAGGGCCAATTCCTCCCATTGAACCCGATAGCCCGCCCCGTCCCTTCACACTCTGTCCTCTGACAGGTCGCATCGTGGGTCCGGATGGAGAGCCGGTGGAACAGCCTGCCGAACAAACACCTGAGCCTACCCCAGCTGCAACTCCGCAAACTACAAGTGGTACCGTTGCTGTCGCTGCTGTTGCTACTAGTGATGCGGTTGTTACAACCAGCACAACCACCACCACAACTGCCGTTGTTGCAGACGCTAAAAGCGACATAGTCGATACGACTACTACAACAACAACCACAACTACAGCAAGTGCTGAACTGGTTTTACCGTCGCTAGATTCTCTTACCGAAGGAACTGGCATTATGAGGGTAGAGATGAGCCCAGGTGGAACGACGGGCACTATTGTCCAGACTAGCGAAGCAACGCAAATTAACTTATCAGACGTAGCTGTTGCTGCAACTGCTGCTCCAGACCTTCCTTGTCTGGATGACAGTGCTCCGCCCGCTGTAACGGCAATGACTACCTCTGCGTCAACTTCGCTGACAGAATCAACGTCAGTAACCGAAATTCCGGCTGTTACGTCTTTGACTACAACTCCAACTACCACAGCTGCTGTAATTTCTACCATGGCTATGACTTCACCTGCAGCTACAGTGTCGACTTCTGTTACTGCTTCTCCGGTTTCGACTGATGAAAAGACTGACACCAAAGTTGACGATGATAAAAAGGTCGCTGAGGATACCTCTGGTTTGGTAACTATAACCAGTGAAGATGGTGTGGTTTATCAAGTGACTAGTCAAGGTGAAGACGGTCAAACCTTACTGGTTACGCAAGGTGCTGATGGCGAACAGCAGTGTGTCTATGTCACGACTGAGCAACAAGGTGATGATGGTTCCGTGTTGACATTAGACCACGCAGTGGCTGAGGCTGTTGCCCAACTAATGCCGGATCAAGTGAATCTCACCCCTCAGTTCTACGTCAAAGAAGGAGATGCTGAATCCTCTGATAGTCAAATGGTAATGTCTATTATGGATAATAATGGCACAGCTGTTCCAGCAGGGCAGGAAGATGCTGATGGGCAAGCTCAGGTTGTTGCACAAGTCGTACAAGCTGATGAACCTACACCAG GTGGCACTCGCCGAGTGGTACTATTATTGCCGGATGGACATTTAATGATGACTGAAGTAGATGAAGAGCAGTATGCAGCTTTAGAACTGGACAAGTGA
- the LOC124182272 gene encoding mucin-22 isoform X3, which translates to MEGGDGPAAINKNPAAIKVAQEEMGKLDVLVCGQCHSVFHFIEEFQEHRTTEGACSKVSHFRENSNNEQKAQVWAFLLWKDSQIQQEGTDRDAANSWKLYQKWCKMDTHIRDSWIAAGKTIQTFTKISNAKMQEVSVRQQTTVNPEGVKRMIVRKVIRNGQPDEVAESKKEVAKPVETKTLVKVSEQIVGEQEKKDVPQLKPPIKRKMKPAKLPGEEDGDSSDEEYVVERILAKRFNPKKKCFEYLLKWEGFPHSEQTTWEPAENMEACKHLLDEFERSLAKQKELKAAQQQAAALKSAAARPSLPAPKPTPKPESGKPGPSSAAQATRPMRSSKSKAMNQVRQWCGSMKDEENELLGKRRNTFSDSDSEETSSVNAKRMKTDTGSDDDWSGDSEDESMGRSDVIQRAFNRATAQSNGSNRAVVSGTDLATSLGLQSPEAPKSGQTPVLVASAKGVVKVDPKQMPNLTSGVYVMSRKDGIIKLDSSPSGKLGVKGSPTTQGVLMVQNRDASGVVRKQVLSAGQPTSTITPVKVVSKPDGSQVVTQMKIVSKGSSPKAVNTMVQKQEPIKIQPKPEVNQLQQIHVVTAVPNLPTMGLQPRMSAGIRGNLGTAQRGVNRPLLARTPLRGTTPTSILGSTLRTPVRAPAPKQLQGQQSRQILQKRPSTGAVQSPTSASSPSPGMTQVKPKYTVLSAQPKQMQKTIGSPQAKQGPRPQLAKQQSLLSPQQKLLMAKKKAQEAAGVHKPVRGLLAGARGTPGRGRGKTGEAASVTPGANKPKESRIVGPDGEPVEQPAEQTPEPTPAATPQTTSGTVAVAAVATSDAVVTTSTTTTTTAVVADAKSDIVDTTTTTTTTTTASAELVLPSLDSLTEGTGIMRVEMSPGGTTGTIVQTSEATQINLSDVAVAATAAPDLPCLDDSAPPAVTAMTTSASTSLTESTSVTEIPAVTSLTTTPTTTAAVISTMAMTSPAATVSTSVTASPVSTDEKTDTKVDDDKKVAEDTSGLVTITSEDGVVYQVTSQGEDGQTLLVTQGADGEQQCVYVTTEQQGDDGSVLTLDHAVAEAVAQLMPDQVNLTPQFYVKEGDAESSDSQMVMSIMDNNGTAVPAGQEDADGQAQVVAQVVQADEPTPGGTRRVVLLLPDGHLMMTEVDEEQYAALELDK; encoded by the exons ATGGAGGGAGGTGATGGCCCTGCAGccataaacaaaaatcctgcTGCGATCAAAG TGGCGCAAGAGGAAATGGGAAAGCTCGACGTACTAGTCTGCGGTCAATGTCATTCTGTGTTTCACTTTATCGAAGAATTCCAGGAGCATCGCACTACCGAAGGGGCATGCTCCAAAGTGTCACATTTTCGTGAAAATAGTAAC AATGAACAAAAGGCACAAGTATGGGCATTCCTCCTTTGGAAGGATTCACAAATACAGCAGGAAGGCACCGACAGGGATGCGGCCAATTCATGGAAATTGTATCAGAAATGGTGTAAAATGGATACTCACATTAGAGATTCTTGGATCGCAGCTGGAAAAACTATCCAAACATTTACGAAAATCAGCAATGCTAAAATGCAAGAAGTATCCGTGCGTCAACAGACTACTGTTAATCCTGAAG GAGTAAAGCGAATGATAGTTCGCAAAGTAATTCGGAATGGGCAACCTGACGAAGTGGCAGAGTCTAAGAAGGAAGTTGCCAAACCAGTTGAGACAAAAACTTTGGTGAAGGTTTCTGAACAGATTGTGGGTGAGCAAGAGAAGAAAGACGTACCTCAGTTAAAGCCGCCAATAAAGCGTAAG ATGAAACCTGCTAAGCTGCCTGGTGAAGAGGATGGCGATTCAAGCGATGAAGAATATGTCGTTGAAAGAATTTTGGCCAAACGATTTAATCCAAAGAAAAAATGCTTCGAATATTTGCTGAAATGGGAAGGATTTCCACA TAGTGAGCAAACCACGTGGGAACCAGCGGAGAATATGGAAGCATGTAAACATCTTCTTGATGAGTTTGAGCGAAGTCTCGCCAAGCAGAAAGAACTCAAAGCAGCACAGCAGCAAGCGGCTGCGCTAAAGTCAGCCGCAGCTCGACCTTCCCTGCCTGCACCAAAACCAACTCCTAAGCCTGAATCTGGCAAACCTGGGCCGAGTAGTGCTGCTCAAGCAAC GAGACCTATGCGATCTAGTAAGTCCAAGGCTATGAACCAAGTCAGACAGTGGTGCGGTTCGATGAAAGATGAAGAGAACGAAC TGCTAGGAAAGAGGCGCAATACATTTTCGGATAGCGATTCAGAAGAAACTAGCAGCGTTAATGCAAAACGAATGAAAACTGATACCGGTAGTGACGATGATTGGTCAGGAGACTCTGAAGATGAATCGATGGGCCGTAGTGACGTTATACAGCGAGCGTTCAATCGAGCAACTGCACAATCAAATGGATCAAATCGTGCAGTTGTCTCAGGAACTGATCTTGCAACTTCTTTAGGCCTACAGTCACCAGAGGCACCAAAATCTGGTCAAACTCCAGTCCTAGTAGCCAGTGCTAAAGGCGTCGTTAAAGTTGACCCGAAACAAATGCCAAACCTAACATCTGGAGTCTATGTAATGTCAAGGAAAGATGGTATAATAAAACTGGATTCATCACCAAGTGGTAAGCTTGGCGTTAAAGGATCCCCGACTACACAAGGTGTCCTAATGGTACAAAATCGCGACGCTTCTGGCGTGGTCCGTAAACAAGTTCTTTCTGCTGGACAACCTACTTCCACTATAACGCCAGTGAAAGTTGTCTCAAAGCCCGATGGTAGCCAAGTCGTAACTCAAATGAAGATAGTATCTAAAGGATCTTCTCCAAAGGCCGTAAATACAATGGTACAGAAACAAGAGCCTATCAAGATTCAACCAAAGCCTGAGGTCAACCAACTACAACAAATCCATGTTGTTACCGCTGTGCCAAACCTACCAACAATGGGATTGCAGCCCAGAATGAGTGCTGGAATACGAGGCAACCTAGGAACCGCACAGCGTGGCGTTAACCGCCCATTGCTAGCCAGAACACCACTTCGAGGTACGACACCTACTAGTATATTGGGATCTACACTTCGTACTCCAGTCAGAGCTCCAGCACCCAAGCAATTACAGGGACAGCAAAGTAGACAAATCCTTCAGAAGCGTCCCTCCACTGGAGCCGTGCAAAGCCCTACATCCGCAAGTAGTCCTAGTCCTGGTATGACGCAAGTAAAGCCGAAGTACACTGTACTTAGCGCCCAACCAAAACAGATGCAGAAAACTATAGGCAGTCCTCAAGCTAAACAAGGACCAAGGCCTCAGCTTGCTAAACAACAGTCGCTGCTTTCACCTCAGCAAAAATTATTGATGGCTAAGAAGAAAGCACAGGAAGCAGCTGGAGTGCACAAACCTGTTCGTGGTCTCTTGGCCGGTGCCCGCGGAACTCCAGGACGTGGAAGAGGCAAAACTGGTGAAGCAGCGTCCGTAACGCCTGGTGCCAACAAACCGAAAGAAA GTCGCATCGTGGGTCCGGATGGAGAGCCGGTGGAACAGCCTGCCGAACAAACACCTGAGCCTACCCCAGCTGCAACTCCGCAAACTACAAGTGGTACCGTTGCTGTCGCTGCTGTTGCTACTAGTGATGCGGTTGTTACAACCAGCACAACCACCACCACAACTGCCGTTGTTGCAGACGCTAAAAGCGACATAGTCGATACGACTACTACAACAACAACCACAACTACAGCAAGTGCTGAACTGGTTTTACCGTCGCTAGATTCTCTTACCGAAGGAACTGGCATTATGAGGGTAGAGATGAGCCCAGGTGGAACGACGGGCACTATTGTCCAGACTAGCGAAGCAACGCAAATTAACTTATCAGACGTAGCTGTTGCTGCAACTGCTGCTCCAGACCTTCCTTGTCTGGATGACAGTGCTCCGCCCGCTGTAACGGCAATGACTACCTCTGCGTCAACTTCGCTGACAGAATCAACGTCAGTAACCGAAATTCCGGCTGTTACGTCTTTGACTACAACTCCAACTACCACAGCTGCTGTAATTTCTACCATGGCTATGACTTCACCTGCAGCTACAGTGTCGACTTCTGTTACTGCTTCTCCGGTTTCGACTGATGAAAAGACTGACACCAAAGTTGACGATGATAAAAAGGTCGCTGAGGATACCTCTGGTTTGGTAACTATAACCAGTGAAGATGGTGTGGTTTATCAAGTGACTAGTCAAGGTGAAGACGGTCAAACCTTACTGGTTACGCAAGGTGCTGATGGCGAACAGCAGTGTGTCTATGTCACGACTGAGCAACAAGGTGATGATGGTTCCGTGTTGACATTAGACCACGCAGTGGCTGAGGCTGTTGCCCAACTAATGCCGGATCAAGTGAATCTCACCCCTCAGTTCTACGTCAAAGAAGGAGATGCTGAATCCTCTGATAGTCAAATGGTAATGTCTATTATGGATAATAATGGCACAGCTGTTCCAGCAGGGCAGGAAGATGCTGATGGGCAAGCTCAGGTTGTTGCACAAGTCGTACAAGCTGATGAACCTACACCAG GTGGCACTCGCCGAGTGGTACTATTATTGCCGGATGGACATTTAATGATGACTGAAGTAGATGAAGAGCAGTATGCAGCTTTAGAACTGGACAAGTGA
- the LOC124182272 gene encoding serine-rich adhesin for platelets isoform X2, with product MEGGDGPAAINKNPAAIKVAQEEMGKLDVLVCGQCHSVFHFIEEFQEHRTTEGACSKVSHFRENSNNEQKAQVWAFLLWKDSQIQQEGTDRDAANSWKLYQKWCKMDTHIRDSWIAAGKTIQTFTKISNAKMQEVSVRQQTTVNPEGVKRMIVRKVIRNGQPDEVAESKKEVAKPVETKTLVKVSEQIVGEQEKKDVPQLKPPIKRKMKPAKLPGEEDGDSSDEEYVVERILAKRFNPKKKCFEYLLKWEGFPHEQTTWEPAENMEACKHLLDEFERSLAKQKELKAAQQQAAALKSAAARPSLPAPKPTPKPESGKPGPSSAAQATRPMRSSKSKAMNQVRQWCGSMKDEENELLGKRRNTFSDSDSEETSSVNAKRMKTDTGSDDDWSGDSEDESMGRSDVIQRAFNRATAQSNGSNRAVVSGTDLATSLGLQSPEAPKSGQTPVLVASAKGVVKVDPKQMPNLTSGVYVMSRKDGIIKLDSSPSGKLGVKGSPTTQGVLMVQNRDASGVVRKQVLSAGQPTSTITPVKVVSKPDGSQVVTQMKIVSKGSSPKAVNTMVQKQEPIKIQPKPEVNQLQQIHVVTAVPNLPTMGLQPRMSAGIRGNLGTAQRGVNRPLLARTPLRGTTPTSILGSTLRTPVRAPAPKQLQGQQSRQILQKRPSTGAVQSPTSASSPSPGMTQVKPKYTVLSAQPKQMQKTIGSPQAKQGPRPQLAKQQSLLSPQQKLLMAKKKAQEAAGVHKPVRGLLAGARGTPGRGRGKTGEAASVTPGANKPKESKLADGDGLHMEFHEVGSEESSSDGEPEPSLDSGPIPPIEPDSPPRPFTLCPLTGRIVGPDGEPVEQPAEQTPEPTPAATPQTTSGTVAVAAVATSDAVVTTSTTTTTTAVVADAKSDIVDTTTTTTTTTTASAELVLPSLDSLTEGTGIMRVEMSPGGTTGTIVQTSEATQINLSDVAVAATAAPDLPCLDDSAPPAVTAMTTSASTSLTESTSVTEIPAVTSLTTTPTTTAAVISTMAMTSPAATVSTSVTASPVSTDEKTDTKVDDDKKVAEDTSGLVTITSEDGVVYQVTSQGEDGQTLLVTQGADGEQQCVYVTTEQQGDDGSVLTLDHAVAEAVAQLMPDQVNLTPQFYVKEGDAESSDSQMVMSIMDNNGTAVPAGQEDADGQAQVVAQVVQADEPTPGGTRRVVLLLPDGHLMMTEVDEEQYAALELDK from the exons ATGGAGGGAGGTGATGGCCCTGCAGccataaacaaaaatcctgcTGCGATCAAAG TGGCGCAAGAGGAAATGGGAAAGCTCGACGTACTAGTCTGCGGTCAATGTCATTCTGTGTTTCACTTTATCGAAGAATTCCAGGAGCATCGCACTACCGAAGGGGCATGCTCCAAAGTGTCACATTTTCGTGAAAATAGTAAC AATGAACAAAAGGCACAAGTATGGGCATTCCTCCTTTGGAAGGATTCACAAATACAGCAGGAAGGCACCGACAGGGATGCGGCCAATTCATGGAAATTGTATCAGAAATGGTGTAAAATGGATACTCACATTAGAGATTCTTGGATCGCAGCTGGAAAAACTATCCAAACATTTACGAAAATCAGCAATGCTAAAATGCAAGAAGTATCCGTGCGTCAACAGACTACTGTTAATCCTGAAG GAGTAAAGCGAATGATAGTTCGCAAAGTAATTCGGAATGGGCAACCTGACGAAGTGGCAGAGTCTAAGAAGGAAGTTGCCAAACCAGTTGAGACAAAAACTTTGGTGAAGGTTTCTGAACAGATTGTGGGTGAGCAAGAGAAGAAAGACGTACCTCAGTTAAAGCCGCCAATAAAGCGTAAG ATGAAACCTGCTAAGCTGCCTGGTGAAGAGGATGGCGATTCAAGCGATGAAGAATATGTCGTTGAAAGAATTTTGGCCAAACGATTTAATCCAAAGAAAAAATGCTTCGAATATTTGCTGAAATGGGAAGGATTTCCACA TGAGCAAACCACGTGGGAACCAGCGGAGAATATGGAAGCATGTAAACATCTTCTTGATGAGTTTGAGCGAAGTCTCGCCAAGCAGAAAGAACTCAAAGCAGCACAGCAGCAAGCGGCTGCGCTAAAGTCAGCCGCAGCTCGACCTTCCCTGCCTGCACCAAAACCAACTCCTAAGCCTGAATCTGGCAAACCTGGGCCGAGTAGTGCTGCTCAAGCAAC GAGACCTATGCGATCTAGTAAGTCCAAGGCTATGAACCAAGTCAGACAGTGGTGCGGTTCGATGAAAGATGAAGAGAACGAAC TGCTAGGAAAGAGGCGCAATACATTTTCGGATAGCGATTCAGAAGAAACTAGCAGCGTTAATGCAAAACGAATGAAAACTGATACCGGTAGTGACGATGATTGGTCAGGAGACTCTGAAGATGAATCGATGGGCCGTAGTGACGTTATACAGCGAGCGTTCAATCGAGCAACTGCACAATCAAATGGATCAAATCGTGCAGTTGTCTCAGGAACTGATCTTGCAACTTCTTTAGGCCTACAGTCACCAGAGGCACCAAAATCTGGTCAAACTCCAGTCCTAGTAGCCAGTGCTAAAGGCGTCGTTAAAGTTGACCCGAAACAAATGCCAAACCTAACATCTGGAGTCTATGTAATGTCAAGGAAAGATGGTATAATAAAACTGGATTCATCACCAAGTGGTAAGCTTGGCGTTAAAGGATCCCCGACTACACAAGGTGTCCTAATGGTACAAAATCGCGACGCTTCTGGCGTGGTCCGTAAACAAGTTCTTTCTGCTGGACAACCTACTTCCACTATAACGCCAGTGAAAGTTGTCTCAAAGCCCGATGGTAGCCAAGTCGTAACTCAAATGAAGATAGTATCTAAAGGATCTTCTCCAAAGGCCGTAAATACAATGGTACAGAAACAAGAGCCTATCAAGATTCAACCAAAGCCTGAGGTCAACCAACTACAACAAATCCATGTTGTTACCGCTGTGCCAAACCTACCAACAATGGGATTGCAGCCCAGAATGAGTGCTGGAATACGAGGCAACCTAGGAACCGCACAGCGTGGCGTTAACCGCCCATTGCTAGCCAGAACACCACTTCGAGGTACGACACCTACTAGTATATTGGGATCTACACTTCGTACTCCAGTCAGAGCTCCAGCACCCAAGCAATTACAGGGACAGCAAAGTAGACAAATCCTTCAGAAGCGTCCCTCCACTGGAGCCGTGCAAAGCCCTACATCCGCAAGTAGTCCTAGTCCTGGTATGACGCAAGTAAAGCCGAAGTACACTGTACTTAGCGCCCAACCAAAACAGATGCAGAAAACTATAGGCAGTCCTCAAGCTAAACAAGGACCAAGGCCTCAGCTTGCTAAACAACAGTCGCTGCTTTCACCTCAGCAAAAATTATTGATGGCTAAGAAGAAAGCACAGGAAGCAGCTGGAGTGCACAAACCTGTTCGTGGTCTCTTGGCCGGTGCCCGCGGAACTCCAGGACGTGGAAGAGGCAAAACTGGTGAAGCAGCGTCCGTAACGCCTGGTGCCAACAAACCGAAAGAAAGTAAGCTCGCCGACGGGGATGGTTTGCATATGGAATTTCACGAAGTTGGTTCTGAAGAGAGTAGCAGTGACGGTGAGCCCGAACCTTCTCTTGATTCAGGGCCAATTCCTCCCATTGAACCCGATAGCCCGCCCCGTCCCTTCACACTCTGTCCTCTGACAGGTCGCATCGTGGGTCCGGATGGAGAGCCGGTGGAACAGCCTGCCGAACAAACACCTGAGCCTACCCCAGCTGCAACTCCGCAAACTACAAGTGGTACCGTTGCTGTCGCTGCTGTTGCTACTAGTGATGCGGTTGTTACAACCAGCACAACCACCACCACAACTGCCGTTGTTGCAGACGCTAAAAGCGACATAGTCGATACGACTACTACAACAACAACCACAACTACAGCAAGTGCTGAACTGGTTTTACCGTCGCTAGATTCTCTTACCGAAGGAACTGGCATTATGAGGGTAGAGATGAGCCCAGGTGGAACGACGGGCACTATTGTCCAGACTAGCGAAGCAACGCAAATTAACTTATCAGACGTAGCTGTTGCTGCAACTGCTGCTCCAGACCTTCCTTGTCTGGATGACAGTGCTCCGCCCGCTGTAACGGCAATGACTACCTCTGCGTCAACTTCGCTGACAGAATCAACGTCAGTAACCGAAATTCCGGCTGTTACGTCTTTGACTACAACTCCAACTACCACAGCTGCTGTAATTTCTACCATGGCTATGACTTCACCTGCAGCTACAGTGTCGACTTCTGTTACTGCTTCTCCGGTTTCGACTGATGAAAAGACTGACACCAAAGTTGACGATGATAAAAAGGTCGCTGAGGATACCTCTGGTTTGGTAACTATAACCAGTGAAGATGGTGTGGTTTATCAAGTGACTAGTCAAGGTGAAGACGGTCAAACCTTACTGGTTACGCAAGGTGCTGATGGCGAACAGCAGTGTGTCTATGTCACGACTGAGCAACAAGGTGATGATGGTTCCGTGTTGACATTAGACCACGCAGTGGCTGAGGCTGTTGCCCAACTAATGCCGGATCAAGTGAATCTCACCCCTCAGTTCTACGTCAAAGAAGGAGATGCTGAATCCTCTGATAGTCAAATGGTAATGTCTATTATGGATAATAATGGCACAGCTGTTCCAGCAGGGCAGGAAGATGCTGATGGGCAAGCTCAGGTTGTTGCACAAGTCGTACAAGCTGATGAACCTACACCAG GTGGCACTCGCCGAGTGGTACTATTATTGCCGGATGGACATTTAATGATGACTGAAGTAGATGAAGAGCAGTATGCAGCTTTAGAACTGGACAAGTGA